A region from the Acidiferrobacter sp. SPIII_3 genome encodes:
- a CDS encoding Fic family protein, translating to MPISQQVDRLREADIFALHRVVLTDAIIDIYKPVGAWKTDAHFTTALGPDGRQHWREFPEPQHVPGLMSEWLAAFNDRHEPFLTTDTAARAYAEAHLDFVTIHPFFDGNGRMARLLANLPVLRAGLPPIVIPAENRREYKQAISDYQQTIPDLRALSRLECLPRNPERTRFEGLCAHYWGSTMALVAEARAAQARRHAVRQESSRTAPRRD from the coding sequence ATGCCCATTTCACAACAGGTCGATAGACTGCGGGAAGCCGACATCTTTGCTTTACATCGTGTCGTCCTCACAGACGCAATCATCGATATCTATAAGCCCGTGGGTGCCTGGAAAACGGATGCCCATTTCACAACCGCGTTGGGGCCCGATGGTCGGCAGCATTGGCGGGAATTTCCCGAACCGCAGCATGTGCCTGGCCTTATGAGCGAGTGGCTCGCGGCGTTCAATGATCGCCATGAGCCATTCTTGACGACGGACACCGCCGCGCGCGCCTATGCCGAGGCCCATCTCGATTTTGTGACGATCCACCCCTTTTTCGATGGGAATGGCCGCATGGCGCGGCTGCTTGCCAACCTCCCGGTTCTGCGTGCCGGCCTGCCCCCGATTGTCATACCCGCCGAGAATCGCCGGGAATACAAGCAGGCGATATCCGACTATCAGCAGACGATCCCCGATCTCAGAGCCCTGTCGAGGCTTGAGTGCTTGCCCAGAAACCCGGAGCGGACGCGCTTTGAGGGTCTATGCGCGCATTATTGGGGATCGACGATGGCGCTGGTCGCCGAGGCACGCGCGGCGCAGGCGCGCCGTCACGCCGTGCGGCAGGAATCGTCGAGGACAGCACCGCGTCGGGACTGA
- a CDS encoding type II toxin-antitoxin system RelE/ParE family toxin, protein MSHTVQFSPAARDQLAELEDYLSEAASPAVASRYVDAIIAYCEGLATFPMRGRGRDDILAGLRITIIAYCEGLATFPMRGRGRDDILAGLRITNYRRRAVIAFLVDAEAQIVSIVGVYYGGRDFEAILRGAPEDDRPPDLKNR, encoded by the coding sequence GTGAGCCACACCGTGCAGTTTTCTCCCGCGGCCCGCGACCAGCTGGCTGAACTCGAGGACTACTTAAGCGAGGCCGCGTCACCTGCCGTCGCCTCCCGCTACGTCGATGCCATCATCGCGTATTGTGAAGGGCTTGCCACGTTCCCGATGCGTGGCCGTGGGCGCGACGACATCCTAGCGGGTTTGCGTATCACCATCATCGCGTATTGTGAAGGGCTTGCCACGTTCCCGATGCGTGGCCGTGGGCGCGACGACATCCTAGCGGGTTTGCGTATCACAAACTACCGTCGCCGTGCCGTGATTGCGTTTCTTGTAGACGCCGAAGCGCAGATCGTGTCCATCGTCGGCGTTTACTACGGGGGCCGAGATTTCGAAGCCATCCTTCGGGGCGCCCCCGAAGATGATCGCCCGCCGGATCTCAAAAACCGCTAG
- a CDS encoding nucleotidyl transferase AbiEii/AbiGii toxin family protein encodes MTPMLSPHFTILPSAQRRLWPDLRSAPRLGFTLYGGTAIALRLGHRHSVDFDFFSDKALDREAIKNAFPFMTRALTLQDHANTWEVLIPSGPSEEQETVKVSFFGTIAFGRVGTPDLTEDGVLLVASFEDLMATKLKVILQRAESKDYRDIAAMLQAGVSLSRGLAAARLLFGSHFQPGESLRALVYLQDGDLPTLPAADKAILIDAVSKVRELPKVIRRSQQLGVEMAPQ; translated from the coding sequence ATGACGCCGATGTTGTCGCCGCATTTCACCATCCTGCCGTCGGCTCAACGACGCCTATGGCCCGATCTTCGCTCGGCGCCACGTTTGGGATTCACCTTATATGGTGGTACCGCCATCGCGCTGAGACTGGGACACCGGCATTCCGTGGATTTCGATTTTTTCTCGGACAAAGCCCTTGATCGGGAAGCTATCAAGAACGCCTTCCCGTTCATGACGCGCGCATTGACGCTTCAAGATCATGCCAACACCTGGGAGGTTCTGATACCTTCTGGGCCTAGCGAGGAGCAAGAAACGGTCAAAGTGTCTTTTTTTGGCACGATCGCTTTTGGGCGAGTCGGAACCCCGGATCTCACAGAGGATGGCGTGCTCCTTGTGGCCTCTTTTGAGGATTTGATGGCCACCAAACTCAAGGTCATACTTCAAAGGGCTGAATCCAAGGATTATCGCGACATCGCGGCCATGCTTCAGGCGGGCGTCAGCCTATCGCGCGGCCTGGCTGCGGCCCGACTGTTGTTTGGTTCCCATTTTCAACCAGGAGAAAGCCTGAGGGCGCTGGTCTATCTTCAGGACGGAGACCTGCCGACGCTGCCGGCGGCGGACAAGGCCATCCTGATCGACGCGGTGAGTAAGGTTCGCGAACTTCCCAAAGTGATACGGCGATCACAACAATTGGGTGTTGAGATGGCTCCTCAGTAA
- a CDS encoding ImmA/IrrE family metallo-endopeptidase: MASAYPLALWFASSWWRLHWEPLPPDRVSPTVEWRMAHELAAAGHGFVWPRVLFAADGQRMRIWAVASRPDARQSLRYLTSLEQPASVSLDDFAHGIEALIAATLERLDARGRRENDLRALWDLVSEDRANAESAVYRRVETEFGFEPDEAPEPFMDAALRLRGILGPSLSEVAAVYGKGTGGPTEIEALIHAPGVSGKPFDPRPSGSASTWARGSARPWEEAVQAARGIRTALGNTEDPLDERVLYDLLGIAAGEMTSWSPAAQRTKAVLVKPLSHGRYRFAPRRGHPTSRRFDLARLYSDYLLPEATRGSWLASSDLGTARQQYQKAFAAEFLCPIRALTAFLENDYSDGAIEEAAGHFGVSPLAAKALLANNAILARDGGDGHAQPSRYYPI, translated from the coding sequence TTGGCATCGGCTTACCCATTGGCGCTGTGGTTTGCGTCATCGTGGTGGCGCCTCCATTGGGAGCCCCTGCCGCCAGACCGTGTGTCACCGACCGTAGAGTGGCGTATGGCGCATGAACTCGCTGCTGCGGGGCATGGTTTCGTGTGGCCGCGGGTGTTGTTCGCCGCCGACGGACAGCGCATGCGGATATGGGCCGTTGCCTCTCGGCCAGACGCGCGGCAGTCCTTGCGGTACCTTACGAGCCTGGAACAGCCGGCCTCTGTCTCGTTGGATGATTTCGCGCACGGGATCGAGGCGCTTATCGCGGCGACCCTGGAGCGTTTGGATGCGCGGGGGCGTCGAGAGAATGATTTGCGAGCCCTGTGGGACCTCGTAAGCGAAGATCGCGCCAACGCCGAGAGCGCGGTTTACCGGAGAGTGGAGACGGAGTTCGGATTCGAGCCTGATGAGGCCCCAGAGCCGTTCATGGACGCGGCGTTGCGGTTACGAGGGATCCTGGGGCCGAGCTTGTCGGAAGTTGCGGCCGTATATGGCAAGGGGACGGGAGGTCCAACGGAGATCGAGGCGCTTATCCACGCGCCCGGTGTGTCGGGTAAGCCCTTCGATCCCCGCCCGTCGGGCTCGGCTTCGACATGGGCTCGCGGATCAGCGCGACCCTGGGAGGAGGCCGTGCAAGCGGCGCGTGGCATACGGACGGCCCTTGGAAACACGGAAGATCCCCTGGATGAGAGGGTGTTGTACGACTTATTGGGGATCGCGGCCGGCGAGATGACGTCGTGGTCTCCAGCCGCCCAGCGAACGAAGGCGGTGCTGGTCAAGCCCTTGAGTCACGGCCGGTATCGGTTCGCGCCGCGCAGGGGTCATCCGACGTCACGGCGTTTCGATCTCGCGCGACTATATAGCGACTATCTGTTGCCGGAGGCTACCCGCGGCTCGTGGCTCGCCAGCAGTGATCTCGGCACAGCGCGCCAACAGTATCAGAAGGCATTCGCGGCCGAGTTTCTCTGCCCGATCCGGGCGCTCACCGCGTTTTTGGAAAACGATTATTCGGATGGGGCAATCGAGGAAGCGGCCGGGCATTTCGGTGTCAGCCCGCTGGCCGCCAAGGCCTTGCTCGCCAACAATGCCATTCTGGCGCGAGATGGGGGCGACGGACACGCGCAGCCGTCTCGTTATTATCCGATCTAG
- a CDS encoding nucleotidyl transferase AbiEii/AbiGii toxin family protein, which produces MPTSASSCRRAGSQIGAHIIFCGGTALSQAHGVIERMSEDADFRIVVPVDDQYFEAPRARARNMR; this is translated from the coding sequence ATGCCGACTTCCGCATCGTCGTGCCGTCGCGCTGGAAGCCAGATAGGCGCCCACATCATCTTTTGCGGAGGTACGGCCCTCTCCCAGGCCCACGGTGTGATCGAGCGCATGTCCGAGGATGCCGACTTCCGCATCGTCGTGCCTGTCGACGATCAATACTTCGAGGCGCCACGAGCCCGTGCGCGCAACATGCGGTGA
- a CDS encoding Fic family protein, producing MSPVLRERALAWAYLRETESSFAIEREAPSEDKARAFRRLLRQAHDPHPLSETYLAAMQSSVLTNPWDRAAAYRTNQNWLRGPPRSAAGITYIPPPPDLLAELMRQWCAWTEEAPRVIDPVVAASIASFGFVFLHPFLDGNGRLSRFLFHQTLCRSGRLTDGWLVPVSVAMKKHEGDYLAVLQAYSRPLTERWAVRWIDEGQYEMTFQGSLALYRYWDATDCVAFGYRMTEQALEGELRAEVDYLNRYDRIIQAVGARFDVRGSDLATLVVACLDQGGRIAKNRRRQFAAHVPEEVFAAIEACAQEVLAGPAGE from the coding sequence TTGAGCCCTGTCCTTCGAGAACGGGCCCTGGCCTGGGCCTACCTGCGCGAGACCGAGTCGTCGTTCGCCATTGAGCGCGAGGCGCCGAGCGAGGACAAGGCGCGCGCCTTTAGGCGCCTGCTGCGTCAGGCACACGATCCGCACCCCCTATCCGAGACCTATCTGGCGGCGATGCAGAGCAGTGTCCTCACAAATCCCTGGGATCGGGCGGCGGCCTACCGTACCAACCAAAACTGGCTGCGCGGGCCGCCCCGCAGCGCTGCGGGCATCACCTATATCCCGCCGCCACCGGACCTGCTCGCGGAGTTGATGCGTCAGTGGTGCGCCTGGACGGAGGAGGCGCCCCGAGTCATCGACCCCGTGGTCGCCGCCTCGATCGCATCCTTCGGTTTCGTGTTCCTGCACCCTTTCCTCGACGGCAATGGGCGCCTGTCGCGGTTTCTCTTCCACCAGACACTCTGCCGATCGGGGCGTCTGACCGACGGATGGCTCGTGCCCGTGTCGGTGGCGATGAAAAAGCATGAGGGCGACTATCTCGCTGTGCTTCAGGCCTATTCGCGCCCCTTGACAGAACGGTGGGCGGTGCGTTGGATCGACGAGGGCCAGTACGAGATGACATTTCAGGGATCTTTGGCGCTCTATCGTTATTGGGATGCCACGGATTGCGTGGCCTTCGGATACCGGATGACCGAACAGGCGCTGGAGGGGGAATTGCGCGCGGAGGTAGACTATCTGAACCGCTACGACCGGATCATCCAGGCGGTTGGGGCGCGGTTTGATGTGCGGGGGAGTGACCTCGCCACCCTGGTCGTGGCCTGCCTCGACCAGGGCGGGCGCATCGCGAAGAACCGCCGCAGACAGTTCGCGGCGCATGTGCCCGAAGAGGTGTTCGCGGCGATCGAGGCATGCGCCCAAGAGGTCTTGGCGGGCCCAGCGGGCGAATGA
- a CDS encoding glycosyltransferase family 2 protein, whose amino-acid sequence MTQEAHSDVRHAHAGGADTIAILLSTYNGEAYLADQLASLERQTYPYWRLIWRDDGSGDRTRAVMSEFSARLGKARCHELTGPSGRLGVLESYMALLRAARGYPFVAFADQDDVWLPGKLARAAHILQGIKDRPALYCGRQMLVDRDLRPLRESPAFRADLPFPAALAQNIATGCTILLNRPAADIIARSRPPKISLHDWWSYIVVSAHGGPVFFDKEPHILYRQHLGNAIGAPHIGTRIRRMLHKKPSQVLQAIDAHAQAIQDSVPTLPPETADKLKRLRASLRMPFMARLAFVLKLDLRRQSRTESVLMALRTTTARLP is encoded by the coding sequence ATGACCCAGGAAGCACACAGCGATGTCCGGCACGCTCATGCCGGTGGGGCCGACACGATTGCGATCCTGCTATCGACCTATAACGGTGAGGCCTACCTCGCAGACCAGCTCGCGAGCCTGGAACGCCAGACATACCCGTACTGGCGCCTCATCTGGCGCGACGACGGCTCGGGCGATCGCACACGCGCCGTAATGAGCGAGTTTAGCGCGCGCCTCGGCAAGGCCCGCTGCCACGAGCTGACCGGGCCTTCGGGACGGCTCGGCGTGCTCGAAAGCTACATGGCACTCTTGCGCGCGGCACGAGGATATCCCTTCGTCGCCTTCGCGGATCAGGATGATGTCTGGCTGCCGGGAAAGCTCGCCCGCGCCGCCCATATCCTGCAAGGCATCAAGGATCGCCCGGCGCTTTACTGCGGTCGGCAAATGCTCGTCGACCGCGACCTCCGGCCTCTTCGCGAGTCGCCCGCCTTCCGCGCGGACCTGCCTTTTCCTGCGGCGCTCGCGCAGAATATCGCCACCGGCTGCACCATCCTTTTGAACCGCCCGGCCGCCGACATCATCGCCCGATCCCGGCCTCCGAAGATCTCTCTCCATGATTGGTGGTCCTATATCGTCGTGTCCGCCCATGGCGGGCCGGTGTTCTTCGACAAAGAGCCGCACATTCTCTATAGGCAGCATCTGGGGAATGCCATCGGCGCGCCCCATATCGGAACGCGCATCCGCCGGATGCTCCACAAGAAGCCCTCCCAGGTCCTTCAGGCCATTGACGCCCATGCCCAGGCGATACAAGACTCCGTCCCCACCCTTCCCCCGGAAACCGCCGACAAGCTCAAGCGCCTCAGGGCCAGCTTGCGCATGCCCTTCATGGCGCGACTGGCATTCGTCTTGAAACTCGATCTGCGTCGGCAGAGCCGGACTGAGAGCGTGCTTATGGCCTTGCGGACCACCACCGCCCGGCTGCCATGA
- a CDS encoding type II toxin-antitoxin system ParD family antitoxin yields MRTTQQLSITLTKEMADAVKDKVRSGEYATESEVIRDGLRALLARDQAVEKWLRDTVVPAAEALRADPGQALTADEVREHLVKRRKAVAKHRT; encoded by the coding sequence ATGCGAACGACTCAACAGTTAAGCATCACCCTCACCAAGGAGATGGCTGATGCGGTAAAGGACAAGGTGCGCTCGGGTGAGTACGCCACCGAAAGCGAGGTCATCCGGGACGGCCTGCGGGCGCTTCTCGCGCGCGACCAGGCCGTCGAGAAGTGGCTGCGCGACACTGTGGTGCCAGCAGCGGAGGCGTTGCGAGCCGACCCAGGGCAGGCCCTTACCGCAGATGAAGTGCGCGAGCATTTGGTGAAGCGCAGGAAGGCGGTCGCCAAGCACCGAACGTGA